A single window of Mugil cephalus isolate CIBA_MC_2020 chromosome 1, CIBA_Mcephalus_1.1, whole genome shotgun sequence DNA harbors:
- the LOC124997232 gene encoding E3 ubiquitin/ISG15 ligase TRIM25-like, which produces MSSLKPEEQLVHELSCPICLQLYCDPVVLPCGHNYCRGCICKTVDTIEKSSKILPRCPECREEYQGVETLQRNFKLSGIIEGYRATAPQLELETETESEREKVFCDHCIDEQSPAVKTCLKCEVSLCSRHFEKHQEKESFRTHTMVEPQTKLWMKACVVHHRPLEFFCSSDMATLCTTCLIEGQHQNHDVITFSVAEEEMRRALQSRSKVVSTRLQMTESLLQKTAEEQGASEAIGDKLVNKAVTLMDDMAALVDRYRERLHVLLEEERGQRRKSWQLGVNTLEEQQQQLLEAQKSVTLALSETDTCLFIHRFLGIEQKLREALTATIPSMIPSKDALNTKCLQTGLKTQDFRLEMTRLVDSLHVLLNPLELTFNLSTAHPSLLVSNDLRTVKYSSTKQPYVEHPERFSSAPQILCSQSFSGGEHVWVVEVGSNCMWSLGVCYKSIPRRGDHSRLGHNTVSWRLQWKNSKLTVCQSSCNVALGEMTYHPFRIEVALDYEGGTLKFHSIKGRREHLHTFRTVFKEPVYPAFSIHSNTPESWITLHNGM; this is translated from the exons ATGTCTTCTttaaagccagaggagcagCTTGTCCATGAGTTGAGCTGTCCTATTTGCCTCCAGCTCTACTGTGATCCAGTCGTCCTCCCTTGTGGGCACAACTACTGCCGAGGTTGTATCTGCAAGACTGTTGACACCATAGAAAAGAGTAGCAAAATACTTCCACGATGCCCAGAGTGCCGCGAGGAGTATCAAGGAGTGGAAACCTTGCAGAGAAACTTCAAACTCTCTGGCATCATAGAGGGTTACCGAGCCACAGCACCACAGCTTGAGCTGGAGACCGAGACTGagtcagagagggagaaggttTTCTGTGACCACTGCATAGACGAACAGTCACCGGCTGTGAAGACCTGCCTGAAGTGTGAGGTGTCACTGTGCTCTAGACACTTTGAAAAACACCAAGAGAAGGAGTCATTCAGGACACATACCATGGTGGAGCCCCAAACTAAGCTGTGGATGAAGGCCTGTGTTGTTCATCATCGTCCCCTTGAGTTCTTCTGCTCCAGCGACATGGCCACTTTGTGCACCACTTGCTTAATCGAAGGCCAGCACCAGAATCACGATGTCATTACCTTCAGTGTAGCtgaagaggaaatgagaagagCGCTGCAGAGCCGCAGCAAG GTGGTTTCTACCAGACTGCAGATGACTGAGAGTCTCCTGCAGAAGACAGCTGAGGAGCAGGGAGCCTCTGAAGCCATCGGAGACAAACTAGTCAACAAGGCGGTCACACTCATGGACGACATGGCTGCACTAGTGGACAG GTACAGGGAACGTTTGCatgtgctgctggaggaggagcgagGGCAACGCAGAAAAAGCTGGCAACTTGGAGTGAATACACTGgaagagcaacagcagcaactacTGGAGGCCCAGAAGAGTGTCACACTGGCCCTCAGTGAGACAGACACATGCTTATTCATCCACAG GTTCTTGGGGATTGAACAGAAATTGAGAGAAGCCCTCACAGCCACCATTCCCTCCATGATCCCCTCCAAGGATGCGCTCAATACCAAGTGTCTCCAGACTGGCCTCAAAACCCAAGACTTCCGCTTAGAAATGACCCGCCTTGTGGATtctcttcatgtcctcctcaaTCCCCTGGAGCTCACCTTCAACCTCTCAACTGCCCACCCCAGCCTGCTGGTGTCCAATGATCTGCGCACAGTCAAGTACAGCTCCACCAAGCAGCCATATGTGGAGCACCCAGAGCGTTTTTCAAGTGCACCCCAGATCCTGTGCAGCCAGAGTTTCTCGGGTGGTGAGCACGTGTGGGTGGTAGAGGTAGGGTCCAACTGCATGTGGTCACTGGGAGTTTGCTATAAGAGCATCCCTCGCCGTGGTGACCACAGTCGTCTAGGGCACAACACTGTGTCCTGGAGACTGCAGTGGAAGAACAGCAAGTTGACAGTTTGCCAGTCCTCCTGTAATGTGGCTCTGGGGGAAATGACCTATCATCCATTCAGGATTGAGGTTGCACTGGACTATGAGGGGGGGACTTTAAAGTTCCACAGCATTAAAGGGCGCAGGGAGCACCTTCACACCTTCAGGACTGTGTTTAAGGAGCCGGTTTACCCGGCATTTAGTATTCATTCAAATACACCAGAGTCCTGGATCACACTGCATAATGGGATGTGA